From Solanum lycopersicum chromosome 8, SLM_r2.1, the proteins below share one genomic window:
- the LOC138337813 gene encoding uncharacterized protein, which yields MEEKDGEKTSLVPKPRQKYDEADRKKIEKGYKAKTLLVCGIGPDELNRVSAYESAKKIWDCLKTAHEGTEQVKESKIDMLTSSHENFKMKEGETVHDMFTKLSSITNELRSLGEPISMTKQVRKVLRILPKSWESKVDDIIEAKDLKVLTMDALIGNLKTHEMNRNYNSSKKEAKKDKSLMLKYKSYEDSSDDDMTYLISRFQKIVRKNKVYKRGTNGTRNATQGDTCYKCGKAGNFLRKCPLLKNENKEHHKPRNDKENRRDLVLGKRDRKVAAYLVVKKPLAAWGDSSSDSEDPNEPKDVSMVAVHEEETVLNEMFALMAHTKNEEEDNQVTLLDMKNDLDKYSLKKLRTLAKVMINSVIELTSERDTMNAELENLTKNKVKLEEKMSKMVSLESNNSEHKNQLNQITEEAEKLNGMSNGLQAEIQEKLKNSEKNLGLSLEKSNKLEEDIVKLKEELEKSLKWKKFSKLLSNATNQSNFNKKGLGCLNITPPYNPHSKYVFVSNNLLCLHCGKNGHLKGECVSWRNSYERLSNYAERKNLPKERPGPPKHVSTHKFSKKKFVPALMSFIRKLQNLPYWTKYNLITPLSAFWELKLKWVPKLNK from the coding sequence ATGGAAGAAAAGGATGGAGAGAAAACTAGTCTTGTTCCAAAGCCTAGACAGAAATACGACGAAGCTGataggaaaaagattgaaaagggctacaaagctaaaactcttcttgtctgtgggataggacctgatgagttAAACAGAGTGTCAGCTTATGAGTCTGCTAAGAAGATTTGGGACTGTTTGAAGACTGCTcatgaaggaactgaacaagtcaaGGAATCAAAGATTGACATGCTTACCTCAAGTCAtgagaacttcaaaatgaaggaaggagaaacagTTCATGACATGTTCACAAAATTGTCTTCCATTACAAATGAGCTGCGAAGTCTTGGTGAACCAATAAGCATGACCAAACAAGTTAGAAAAGTGCTTCGAATTCTTCCAAAATCTTGGGAAAGCAAGGTTGATGACATTATAGAAGCCAAGGATTTGAAGGTGCTTACTATGGATGCTTTGATTGGAAATCTGAAGacacatgagatgaatcgaaATTACAATTCATCAAAGAAGGAAGCCAAGAAGGACAAGTCATTGATGCTGAAGTACAAATCATACGAAGATTccagtgatgatgatatgaCATATCTCATCAGCAGATTCCAAAAAATTGTGAGGAAAAACAAAGTttataaaagaggaacaaatggtACTCGAAATGCAACTCAAGGTGATACAtgctacaagtgtggaaaagcTGGGAACTTCCTCAGAAAGTGTCCTTTGctcaagaatgaaaacaaggAACATCATAAACCAAGAAATGACAAAGAGAatagaagggacctggtactcgGTAAGAGAGATAGAAAAGTTGCTGCATATTTGGTGGTCAAAAAGCCTCTTGCTGCATGGGGTGATTcttcaagtgattcagaagaccCTAATGAACCAAAAGATGTGTCTATGGTGGCTGTACATGAGGAGGAAACCGTGTTgaatgaaatgtttgctctcatggctcatacaaaaaatgaagaagaggacaaccaggtaactcttcttgatatgaaaaatgacttagataaatattctcttaaaaaattgagaacattGGCAAAAGTCATGATTAATTCTGTGATAGAGTTAACATCTGAAAGAGACACCATGAATGCTGAACTtgaaaatttaactaaaaacaaagttaaacttgaagagaaaatgtcaaaaatggTGTCTCTAGAGTCAAATAACTCTGAACATAAGAACCAGTTGAATCAGAttactgaagaagctgaaaaaCTGAATGGAATGTCAAATGGTTTACAagctgaaattcaagaaaaattgaaaaactctgaGAAAAATCTTGGTCTGTCGTTGGAAAAGAGTAACAAGTTAGAAGAGGATATTGTCAAACTTAaagaagaacttgaaaaatcccTTAAGTGGAAAAAATTCTCAAAGTTACTGTCAAATGCAacaaatcagagtaatttcaataagaaaggactGGGATGTTTGAACATCACTCCTCCTTATAATCCTCAcagtaagtatgtgtttgtgtctAACAATCTGCTATGTTTACATTGTGGTAAGAATGGACATTTGAAGGGTGAGTGTGTTAGCTGGAGAAACTCCTATGAAAGGCTCTCTAATTATgctgaaagaaaaaatttaccaAAAGAGAGACCTGGTCCTCCAAAGCATGTTTCAACTCacaaattttcaaagaaaaaatttgtcCCTGCTCTCATGTCCTTTATTAGAAAGCTTCAAAATCTACCCTATTGGACTAAATACAATCTAATCACTCCTTTGTCTGCCTTCTgggaactcaaattgaaatgggttcccaagctaAACAAGTGA